The following are encoded in a window of Saccharothrix longispora genomic DNA:
- a CDS encoding glycosyltransferase family 4 protein gives MLIDATAVPADRGGVGRYVDSLVNALDADGARLSVVCQPRDAALYASLAPRSRVVAAADAVATRTARLSWEQTTLPRIAARLGVDVVHSPHYTLPLANRTASVVTLHDATFFTDAVLHSSVKARFFRAWTRAALRRASLCVVPSRATADELARVAGADRRALHIAQHGVETDRFRPPTAAEVAEVRRMLSLGDTPYVAFLGALEPRKNVPALIRGFAQACRDRARPPALVLAGQPGWDSQVERALDAVPHRIRVIRAGYLPFSSLAGFLGGAELVAYPSLGEGFGLPVLEAMASGACVLTTRRLSLPEVGGDAVAYCGVGAGDIAAALGELLDDPARRDALGAAALVRAKDFAWSTSAAHHRLAYERAARVHRR, from the coding sequence GTGCTGATCGACGCCACCGCCGTGCCGGCCGACCGGGGTGGCGTCGGGCGGTACGTGGACTCCCTGGTGAACGCCCTGGACGCCGACGGCGCGCGGCTCAGCGTGGTCTGCCAACCGCGCGACGCCGCGCTCTACGCGTCCCTGGCGCCCCGGTCGCGCGTCGTGGCCGCCGCCGACGCGGTCGCCACCCGCACGGCCCGCCTGAGCTGGGAGCAGACCACGCTGCCGCGGATCGCCGCCCGGCTCGGCGTGGACGTCGTGCACTCGCCGCACTACACGCTGCCCCTGGCCAACCGCACCGCGTCGGTCGTGACGCTGCACGACGCGACGTTCTTCACCGACGCCGTGCTGCACTCGTCGGTGAAGGCCAGGTTCTTCCGCGCCTGGACGAGGGCCGCGCTGCGCCGCGCCTCGCTGTGCGTGGTGCCGTCCCGCGCCACCGCCGACGAACTGGCCCGCGTCGCCGGTGCCGACCGGCGTGCCCTGCACATCGCCCAGCACGGCGTGGAGACCGACCGGTTCCGCCCGCCGACGGCCGCCGAGGTGGCGGAGGTGCGGCGGATGCTGTCGCTGGGGGACACCCCGTACGTGGCGTTCCTCGGCGCGCTGGAACCGCGCAAGAACGTGCCCGCGCTGATCCGCGGCTTCGCGCAGGCGTGCCGGGATCGCGCCCGCCCGCCCGCCCTGGTGCTCGCCGGGCAGCCCGGCTGGGACAGCCAGGTGGAGCGGGCGCTGGACGCCGTGCCGCACCGCATCCGCGTCATCCGGGCCGGTTACCTGCCGTTCTCGTCGCTGGCCGGGTTCCTGGGCGGCGCGGAGCTGGTGGCCTACCCGTCGCTGGGCGAGGGCTTCGGGCTGCCGGTGCTGGAGGCCATGGCCAGCGGCGCGTGCGTGCTGACCACGCGCCGGCTGAGCCTGCCCGAGGTGGGCGGGGACGCCGTCGCGTACTGCGGGGTGGGCGCGGGCGACATCGCCGCCGCGCTCGGCGAGCTGCTGGACGACCCGGCCCGCCGGGACGCCCTGGGCGCCGCGGCCCTCGTCCGGGCGAAGGACTTCGCCTGGTCCACGTCCGCCGCCCACCACCGCCTGGCCTACGAGCGCGCGGCCCGCGTCCACCGCCGCTGA
- a CDS encoding DUF397 domain-containing protein — MEASELTWRKSSRSGANSNCVEAARVRDAVRLRDSKNPAAGTLEVPLRSWSAFLRGADRAVG; from the coding sequence ATGGAAGCCTCGGAGCTGACCTGGCGGAAGTCCAGCCGCAGCGGAGCCAACTCGAACTGCGTCGAGGCCGCCCGCGTGCGCGACGCGGTCCGCTTGCGGGACAGCAAGAACCCGGCCGCCGGGACGCTCGAAGTCCCCCTGCGCTCCTGGTCCGCGTTCCTACGAGGGGCGGACCGGGCGGTCGGGTGA
- a CDS encoding DUF4396 domain-containing protein, with product MKASWSTAVSATLHCLTGCAIGEVLGMVVGTALGLPNWGTVVLAVALAFFFGYALTMRGVLRTGLAFGAALKVALAADTVSIAVMEVVDNAIMVVVPGAMEAGVASPLFWGALAFSLAVAFVLTVPVNRWLISRGKGHAVVHHAHHH from the coding sequence ATGAAGGCATCCTGGTCAACGGCGGTCTCCGCCACGCTGCACTGCCTCACCGGCTGCGCGATCGGCGAGGTGCTCGGCATGGTCGTCGGCACCGCGCTCGGCCTGCCGAACTGGGGCACGGTGGTGCTCGCGGTCGCGCTGGCGTTCTTCTTCGGCTACGCGCTCACCATGCGGGGCGTGCTGCGCACCGGGCTCGCGTTCGGCGCGGCCCTGAAGGTGGCGCTGGCCGCGGACACCGTGTCGATCGCGGTCATGGAGGTCGTCGACAACGCGATCATGGTCGTCGTGCCCGGCGCGATGGAGGCCGGTGTGGCGAGCCCGCTGTTCTGGGGCGCGCTGGCGTTCTCGCTCGCGGTCGCGTTCGTGCTGACCGTGCCCGTCAACCGGTGGCTGATCTCGCGGGGCAAGGGGCACGCCGTCGTGCACCACGCGCACCACCACTAG
- a CDS encoding helix-turn-helix domain-containing protein gives MATTAKQRRLARRLRQLRTRAGRTVEDAAAELGCKHPKISKIETSLAGVKPEEVRLLCRLYGAGDHTTESMVALARNAKTRGWYLGYHGVANPENIDFAELETDAVSVGNFEIDLVPGLLQTQDYSRAVFRTGLPRISDDDVEHRAELRATRQQRVSNGALSVWAIVTEATLVRAVGGRDVHSAQLARLVELAALPNVQFQVVPTRAGEHVSMGVPFSCFTFDDGSGAVAVDHLTGTLFLEEDVDVERYRLAFQHLCGTALSPQDSLALLRQYIEEGHSSWKPRS, from the coding sequence GTGGCCACCACCGCGAAGCAGCGCCGACTCGCCCGTCGACTCCGCCAACTGCGCACCCGGGCGGGCCGGACCGTCGAGGACGCGGCGGCCGAACTCGGCTGCAAGCACCCCAAGATCAGCAAGATCGAGACCAGCCTGGCCGGCGTGAAGCCCGAGGAGGTCCGCCTCCTCTGCCGGCTCTACGGCGCGGGCGACCACACCACCGAGAGCATGGTCGCCTTGGCGCGCAACGCGAAGACGCGCGGCTGGTACCTCGGCTACCACGGGGTCGCGAACCCGGAGAACATCGACTTCGCCGAACTGGAGACCGACGCGGTCAGCGTCGGGAACTTCGAGATCGACCTCGTGCCCGGCTTGTTGCAGACGCAGGACTACAGCCGGGCGGTATTCCGCACCGGCCTCCCCCGGATCAGCGACGACGACGTCGAACACCGCGCCGAACTGCGCGCCACCCGGCAGCAGCGGGTGTCGAACGGCGCCCTCTCGGTGTGGGCGATCGTCACCGAGGCGACCCTGGTCCGCGCGGTGGGCGGCCGGGACGTGCACTCGGCCCAGCTCGCGCGGCTGGTCGAACTGGCCGCCCTGCCGAACGTGCAGTTCCAGGTCGTCCCCACCCGCGCGGGCGAGCACGTGTCGATGGGCGTGCCGTTCTCGTGCTTCACGTTCGACGACGGGTCCGGCGCGGTCGCCGTCGACCACCTCACCGGAACCCTCTTCTTGGAGGAGGACGTCGACGTCGAGCGGTATAGGCTGGCCTTCCAGCACCTGTGCGGCACCGCGTTGAGCCCGCAGGACTCGCTCGCGTTGCTGCGCCAGTACATCGAGGAGGGCCACAGCTCATGGAAGCCTCGGAGCTGA
- a CDS encoding glycosyltransferase family 4 protein — MARPLRVLIDGTPLLGHRTGIGRYTAALAEELASVPAEVDVRAVAFTLRGWRALRTVLPHDVLARGLPVSARLLRQFWLRAPFPPVEFLAGPTDVMHGTNFVLPPTIRAGGVVTVHDLAFLDSPGDLPPSDRRLPELVRRSAARADVVCTPTRAVASVVEERLGVPASKIVVTPLGVDPAWFTARPPSPALRARLGLPSEYLLFVGAGGPRKGLGTLVAAHASRPSLPPLVLAGPGARSADDRVLRTGYLDDVDLRSVVAGAAALVLPSRDEGFGLPVLEALACDVPVVCTDVPALREVADGHAVHVPIGDVEALAQALEDAAGTPSTAAVAAARRAHAAEFTWRRTASATVGAYRRAAGQ; from the coding sequence GTGGCTAGGCCGCTGAGGGTGCTGATCGACGGCACCCCGCTGCTCGGGCACCGGACCGGCATCGGCCGCTACACGGCGGCGCTGGCCGAGGAGCTGGCGTCGGTGCCGGCCGAGGTCGACGTGCGGGCGGTGGCGTTCACCCTGCGCGGCTGGCGGGCGCTGCGGACCGTGCTGCCGCACGACGTGCTGGCGCGCGGCCTGCCCGTGTCCGCGCGGCTGCTGCGGCAGTTCTGGCTGCGCGCGCCGTTCCCGCCGGTGGAGTTCCTGGCCGGGCCGACCGACGTCATGCACGGCACGAACTTCGTGCTGCCGCCCACGATCCGCGCCGGCGGCGTGGTCACCGTGCACGACCTGGCGTTCCTGGACTCGCCGGGCGACCTGCCCCCGTCCGACCGGCGGCTGCCGGAGCTGGTGCGGCGCTCCGCGGCCCGCGCCGACGTGGTGTGCACGCCCACGCGGGCGGTCGCGTCGGTGGTGGAGGAGCGCCTGGGCGTGCCCGCGTCGAAGATCGTCGTGACGCCGCTCGGCGTCGACCCGGCGTGGTTCACGGCCCGGCCGCCGTCGCCCGCGCTGCGCGCGCGGCTCGGCCTGCCGTCGGAGTACCTGCTGTTCGTCGGGGCCGGTGGTCCGCGCAAGGGGCTGGGCACGTTGGTGGCCGCGCACGCGTCGCGGCCCTCGCTGCCGCCGCTGGTGCTGGCCGGGCCGGGGGCGCGGTCGGCGGACGACCGGGTGCTGCGCACGGGGTACCTCGACGACGTCGACCTGCGCAGCGTCGTGGCCGGCGCGGCGGCGCTCGTGCTGCCGTCGCGCGACGAGGGCTTCGGGCTGCCCGTGCTGGAGGCGTTGGCGTGCGACGTGCCCGTGGTGTGCACGGACGTCCCGGCGCTGCGCGAGGTGGCCGACGGGCACGCGGTGCACGTGCCGATCGGTGACGTCGAGGCGCTGGCGCAGGCCCTGGAGGACGCCGCCGGCACGCCCTCGACGGCGGCCGTGGCGGCGGCCCGGCGCGCGCACGCGGCCGAGTTCACGTGGCGCCGCACGGCGTCGGCGACGGTGGGGGCCTACCGGCGCGCCGCCGGGCAGTGA
- a CDS encoding glycosyltransferase family 4 protein — protein sequence MPNLVVLTEQLLAPVPGGTGRYTRELAAALAATAPPGWTVTGAVSRQADVSAAVVPGVGGPRVLPLPRRALIAAWERGVPYWPGGDSVHAFTPFAPPRGRVVVTVHDTVPWTHPSTLTPRGVAWHRRAIGRAVARAGAVVVPTATVAGELRRHAPGPAPVHVVGNGVTRFAEEEAVPVPPRYVLAIGTIEPRKGFDLLVAATAELDVPLVVVGPQGWGGVDLRAPHVRLLGRLTDPQLAFVLRRAAVLAAPSLAEGFGLPVVEAMAAGVPVVHSDAPALVEVAGGAGVEVARGDLAALTAGLRPVLFDTALAERLSAAGRTRAEAFTWENAARAVWGVHLGLFR from the coding sequence GTGCCGAACCTGGTGGTGCTGACCGAGCAGTTGCTGGCCCCGGTCCCCGGTGGGACCGGCCGGTACACCCGCGAGCTGGCCGCCGCCCTGGCCGCGACCGCGCCGCCCGGCTGGACCGTCACCGGCGCCGTGAGCAGGCAGGCGGACGTGTCGGCGGCCGTCGTGCCCGGGGTCGGGGGTCCGCGGGTGCTGCCGCTGCCCCGGCGCGCGCTGATCGCCGCGTGGGAGCGCGGCGTCCCCTACTGGCCCGGCGGCGACTCGGTGCACGCGTTCACGCCGTTCGCGCCGCCGCGCGGGCGGGTCGTGGTGACCGTGCACGACACCGTGCCGTGGACGCACCCGTCGACGCTGACCCCGCGCGGCGTGGCCTGGCACCGGCGCGCCATCGGGCGGGCGGTGGCGCGGGCCGGCGCGGTCGTCGTGCCGACCGCGACCGTCGCCGGGGAGCTGCGCCGGCACGCGCCGGGGCCCGCGCCCGTGCACGTCGTCGGCAACGGCGTGACGCGGTTCGCCGAGGAGGAGGCGGTGCCGGTCCCGCCGCGGTACGTGCTGGCGATCGGCACGATCGAGCCGCGCAAGGGGTTCGACCTGCTCGTGGCCGCGACGGCCGAGCTGGACGTGCCGCTGGTCGTCGTCGGGCCGCAGGGCTGGGGCGGGGTGGACCTGCGCGCGCCGCACGTCCGGCTGCTCGGGCGGCTCACCGACCCGCAGCTCGCGTTCGTCCTGCGCCGGGCGGCCGTGCTGGCCGCGCCGAGCCTCGCCGAGGGCTTCGGCCTGCCGGTGGTGGAGGCCATGGCGGCCGGGGTGCCCGTGGTCCACTCGGACGCGCCCGCGCTGGTCGAGGTGGCCGGCGGCGCGGGGGTCGAGGTGGCGCGCGGCGACCTGGCCGCCCTGACCGCCGGACTGCGCCCGGTGCTGTTCGACACAGCGCTGGCGGAGCGGCTGAGCGCCGCCGGCCGGACCCGCGCCGAGGCGTTCACCTGGGAGAACGCCGCCCGCGCGGTGTGGGGTGTGCACCTGGGACTGTTTCGTTGA
- a CDS encoding NDP-sugar synthase, protein MSELQGAEAVVLVGGKGTRLRPLTLSAPKPMLPTAGVPFLTHLLSRIREAGITHVVLGTSYKAEVFEEHFGDGSALGLELEYVVEDVPLDTAGAIRNVAHKLRERDVMVFNGDILSGVDLRGVLDTHRGSGADVTLHLVRVEDPRRFGCVPTDADGRVTAFLEKTENPPTDQINAGCYVFKREVIEGIPAGRPVSVERETFPGLLAAGARVQGYVDASYWLDLGTPAAFVRGSADLVRGVAPTAALSATGEAVLLPGAVVDESAVVRGGTTVGAGCTVAASAVVDGAVLFDGAVVGEGARVERSVLGANALVQAGAVVVDAVIGDGAVVGARCELLGGVRVWPGVVLPEAGIRFSADA, encoded by the coding sequence ATGTCGGAGCTGCAAGGCGCCGAGGCGGTGGTTCTGGTCGGGGGCAAGGGAACCCGGCTGCGGCCACTGACCCTGTCCGCCCCCAAGCCCATGCTGCCGACGGCCGGGGTGCCTTTCCTCACCCACCTGCTGTCGCGCATCAGGGAAGCCGGGATCACGCACGTGGTGCTCGGCACGTCGTACAAGGCCGAGGTGTTCGAGGAGCACTTCGGCGACGGCTCGGCCCTCGGCCTGGAGCTGGAGTACGTGGTCGAGGACGTGCCGCTGGACACGGCGGGCGCGATCCGGAACGTGGCCCACAAGCTGCGCGAGCGCGACGTGATGGTGTTCAACGGTGACATCCTGTCCGGCGTGGACCTGCGCGGCGTGCTCGACACGCACCGCGGGTCCGGCGCGGACGTGACGCTGCACCTGGTCCGCGTCGAGGACCCCCGCCGGTTCGGGTGCGTGCCGACGGACGCCGACGGGCGCGTCACCGCGTTCCTGGAGAAGACCGAGAACCCGCCGACGGACCAGATCAACGCGGGTTGCTACGTGTTCAAGCGCGAGGTGATCGAGGGCATCCCCGCGGGACGGCCCGTGTCCGTGGAGCGCGAGACGTTCCCCGGGCTGCTGGCGGCCGGCGCGCGGGTGCAGGGGTACGTCGACGCCTCGTACTGGCTGGACCTGGGCACGCCCGCCGCGTTCGTGCGGGGTTCGGCGGACCTGGTGCGGGGGGTCGCGCCGACCGCGGCGCTGTCCGCCACCGGCGAGGCGGTGCTGCTGCCGGGCGCCGTGGTCGACGAGTCCGCGGTGGTCCGGGGCGGCACGACGGTCGGGGCCGGGTGCACGGTCGCGGCCAGTGCCGTCGTGGACGGCGCGGTGCTGTTCGACGGCGCGGTGGTCGGCGAGGGCGCGCGCGTGGAGCGCAGCGTGCTGGGGGCGAACGCCCTGGTGCAGGCAGGCGCGGTGGTCGTGGACGCGGTGATCGGCGACGGCGCCGTGGTCGGCGCGCGGTGCGAGCTGCTCGGCGGGGTCCGGGTGTGGCCGGGGGTCGTCCTGCCCGAGGCCGGGATCAGGTTCTCCGCGGATGCCTAG
- a CDS encoding glycosyltransferase, translating into MRQSWRVERGSSLPDVTVVVVNYRGADDTTTCLRALFGELDYPADKLQVVVVDNASGDGGAERVRAAAPAAEVVEAPTNLGFAGGCNLGVEHARGSVVAFLNNDARPHRDWLREAVRVLHAEPAVGAVASKVLDWEGRDVDFVDGGLTWFGMGYKRHAGEPDDGTHDTPRDVLFGTGSALVVRTSVFRELGGFDERFFMFYEDVDLGWRMNLRGWRVRYEPKSLTFHKHHASMSRIDTSRELYLLERNALAALYKNFSDETLAKALPAALALVVRRATARGELDATQLEITRRPADPEDDRAPVPVPRQALAGFLAIDQFVELLPSLAESRKAEQAARRLTDADLLPLMRKAMEPAYPLPRYLAAHDVLVEVFGLEEVFGRPRRVLVITGDALSDRMAGPAIRAWNMADVLAGEHEVRLVTTNARCDPPEAPFPVVRAVRRELVEHAEWADVVVLQGHVLENLAFLKEPGNTKIVVCDVYDPMHLELLEQGKDSTDEQRELDLVGVTRVIDNQMRRGDFFLCASERQRHFWLGHLTAIGRLTPSLYDNDPTTRSLLAEVPFGLSGKPPQRTGPGLRASLDLADSDKVVLWAGGVYSWFDPLTLVTAVDRLRARRPDVRLVFLGMKHPNPEVPDMDIGTRTRALAARLGLTGSHVFFNEAWVPYQDRQNWLLDADAGVTTHFEHVETTFAFRTRVLDYLWAGLPIVTTDGDSFADLVRREGLGVVVRSEDPDALADALERVLYDEAFAAACAERIAVVRERFTWDTVLAPLVEFCRNPRPAADRLPGAAPMVRNRPLGTLDKVQRDVQLVREYLTAGGPREVARRASGRVLKKLRRG; encoded by the coding sequence ATGAGGCAGAGTTGGCGCGTGGAGCGAGGGAGCAGCCTGCCTGATGTGACCGTCGTCGTGGTGAACTACCGCGGCGCCGACGACACCACGACCTGCCTGCGAGCGCTGTTCGGGGAACTCGACTACCCGGCCGACAAGCTCCAGGTCGTCGTGGTCGACAACGCCTCGGGTGACGGCGGCGCGGAGCGCGTCAGGGCCGCCGCGCCCGCCGCGGAGGTCGTCGAGGCGCCCACCAACCTCGGCTTCGCGGGCGGCTGCAACCTCGGTGTCGAGCACGCCCGCGGCTCGGTCGTCGCGTTCCTCAACAACGACGCCCGCCCGCACCGGGACTGGCTGCGCGAGGCGGTGCGGGTGCTGCACGCCGAACCCGCCGTGGGCGCGGTCGCGTCGAAGGTCCTCGACTGGGAGGGCCGGGACGTGGACTTCGTCGACGGCGGCCTCACCTGGTTCGGCATGGGCTACAAGCGGCACGCCGGGGAGCCCGACGACGGCACCCACGACACGCCCCGCGACGTGCTGTTCGGCACCGGCTCGGCGCTGGTGGTCCGCACGTCGGTGTTCCGCGAGCTGGGCGGCTTCGACGAGCGCTTCTTCATGTTCTACGAGGACGTGGACCTCGGCTGGCGGATGAACCTGCGCGGCTGGCGCGTCCGCTACGAGCCGAAGTCCCTGACCTTCCACAAGCACCACGCGTCGATGTCGCGGATCGACACCAGCCGCGAGCTGTACCTGCTGGAGCGCAACGCCCTCGCCGCGCTCTACAAGAACTTCTCCGACGAGACCCTGGCGAAGGCGCTGCCGGCCGCACTGGCCCTGGTGGTACGGCGGGCCACCGCGCGCGGCGAGCTGGACGCCACCCAGCTGGAGATCACCCGCCGACCCGCCGACCCCGAGGACGACCGCGCGCCCGTGCCCGTGCCGCGGCAGGCGCTGGCCGGGTTCCTCGCGATCGACCAGTTCGTGGAGCTGCTGCCGTCGCTGGCCGAGTCGCGGAAGGCCGAGCAGGCCGCGCGCCGGCTGACCGACGCCGACCTGCTGCCGCTGATGCGCAAGGCGATGGAGCCCGCCTACCCGCTGCCCCGCTACCTGGCCGCGCACGACGTGCTGGTCGAGGTGTTCGGGCTGGAGGAGGTCTTCGGCCGGCCCCGGCGCGTGCTGGTGATCACCGGGGACGCGCTCTCCGACCGGATGGCGGGCCCGGCGATCCGGGCGTGGAACATGGCCGACGTGCTGGCCGGCGAGCACGAGGTGCGGCTGGTCACGACCAACGCGCGGTGCGACCCGCCCGAGGCCCCGTTCCCGGTGGTCCGCGCCGTGCGGCGCGAGCTGGTCGAGCACGCGGAGTGGGCCGACGTGGTCGTGCTCCAGGGCCACGTGCTGGAGAACCTGGCCTTCCTCAAGGAACCCGGCAACACCAAGATCGTCGTCTGCGACGTCTACGACCCGATGCACCTGGAGCTGCTCGAACAGGGCAAGGACTCGACCGACGAGCAGCGCGAGCTGGACCTGGTCGGCGTCACCCGGGTCATCGACAACCAGATGCGGCGCGGCGACTTCTTCCTGTGCGCCTCCGAGCGGCAGCGGCACTTCTGGCTCGGCCACCTGACCGCGATCGGCCGCCTCACGCCGTCGCTGTACGACAACGACCCGACCACGCGCTCGCTGCTCGCCGAGGTCCCGTTCGGCCTGTCCGGCAAACCGCCGCAGCGCACCGGGCCGGGGCTGCGCGCCTCGCTGGACCTGGCCGACTCGGACAAGGTCGTGCTGTGGGCGGGCGGCGTCTACAGCTGGTTCGACCCGCTGACGCTGGTCACGGCGGTCGACCGGCTGCGGGCGCGGCGGCCGGACGTGCGGCTGGTGTTCCTCGGCATGAAGCACCCGAACCCCGAGGTGCCGGACATGGACATCGGCACGCGGACGCGGGCGCTGGCCGCCCGGCTGGGGCTGACCGGCTCGCACGTGTTCTTCAACGAGGCCTGGGTCCCCTACCAGGACCGGCAGAACTGGCTGCTCGACGCGGACGCGGGCGTGACCACGCACTTCGAGCACGTCGAGACGACGTTCGCCTTCCGCACCCGGGTGCTGGACTACCTGTGGGCGGGGTTGCCGATCGTCACCACGGACGGCGACTCGTTCGCCGACCTGGTGCGCCGCGAGGGGCTGGGCGTGGTCGTGCGGTCCGAGGACCCGGACGCGCTCGCCGACGCGCTGGAGCGGGTGCTCTACGACGAGGCGTTCGCGGCGGCGTGCGCCGAGCGGATCGCCGTCGTGCGGGAGCGGTTCACCTGGGACACCGTGCTGGCGCCGCTGGTGGAGTTCTGCCGCAACCCGCGGCCGGCCGCCGACCGGCTGCCCGGCGCGGCGCCGATGGTCCGCAACCGGCCGCTGGGCACGCTGGACAAGGTGCAGCGGGACGTGCAGCTGGTGCGCGAGTACCTGACCGCCGGCGGGCCGCGCGAGGTCGCCCGCCGCGCCTCCGGGCGCGTGCTGAAGAAGCTGCGCCGTGGCTAG
- a CDS encoding glycosyltransferase family 2 protein — MTRYGDGLAVVTVTYSPGDTLDTFLSTLASATTRPVSVVLADNGSTDGVPERAAAEHDHVAFLSTGGNLGYGAAANLGVRSLPDSVGWVAVANPDLSWGVGSLDALLEAAKRWPRGGAFGPLIREPSGTVYPSARLLPSLGRGLGHAVFGHLWPANPWSTAYRQAAASLEERTAGWLSGSCLLLRREAFDSVDGFDPRYFMYFEDVDLGDRIARAGWLNVYVPEAEVVHIGGHSTKRASSRMLAAHHSSAYRYLSDRHRGPLWAPVMLAVRAGLSLRLKVLTRSG, encoded by the coding sequence GTGACGCGCTACGGAGACGGCCTGGCGGTGGTGACCGTCACCTACTCGCCCGGTGACACCCTGGACACGTTCCTGTCCACGCTGGCGTCGGCGACGACCCGACCGGTGTCGGTGGTCCTGGCCGACAACGGGTCCACCGACGGCGTCCCCGAGCGCGCGGCGGCCGAGCACGACCACGTGGCGTTCCTGTCGACCGGCGGCAACCTCGGCTACGGGGCCGCGGCCAACCTGGGCGTGCGGTCCCTGCCGGACTCGGTCGGCTGGGTCGCGGTCGCCAACCCCGACCTGTCGTGGGGCGTCGGCAGCCTGGACGCCCTGCTGGAGGCCGCCAAGCGCTGGCCCCGGGGCGGCGCGTTCGGCCCGCTGATCCGCGAACCGTCCGGCACCGTCTACCCCTCGGCGCGCCTCCTGCCGTCCCTCGGGCGGGGCCTGGGCCACGCCGTCTTCGGGCACCTGTGGCCGGCCAACCCCTGGTCGACGGCCTACCGGCAGGCCGCGGCGTCCCTGGAGGAGCGCACGGCCGGCTGGTTGTCCGGCTCGTGCCTGCTGCTCAGGCGCGAGGCGTTCGACTCGGTCGACGGCTTCGATCCGAGGTACTTCATGTACTTCGAGGACGTCGACCTGGGCGACCGCATCGCCCGCGCCGGCTGGCTCAACGTGTACGTGCCGGAGGCCGAGGTGGTGCACATCGGCGGCCACTCGACGAAGCGCGCCTCGTCCCGCATGCTCGCCGCCCACCACTCCAGCGCCTACCGCTACCTGTCCGACCGCCACCGGGGCCCGCTGTGGGCCCCGGTCATGCTGGCCGTGCGGGCGGGCCTGTCGCTGCGGCTGAAGGTCCTGACCCGCAGCGGCTAG
- a CDS encoding glycosyltransferase family 2 protein, with amino-acid sequence MSTPSTTVVVVTWRGRGHITACLDALARQRPHRTVVVDNASDDGTADLVAAHPSAPEHVRLPRNLGYAGGLAAVLPDVTSEYVAWLNDDAVPDDGWLAALEDALDATPDAAAATSSMVLADGSTQSVGVRLTADGHGVDLVLAGREVFGFCGGAALLRTAALARAGGVPAGFFCYYEDTDTAWRLRLGGHRVLSVGPARVRHRHGASTNPGSRPFHRWNERNRLLMLLRCAPLAVALREPARFAAITALLPLRRDRPDAENFRVGLRVRVLLEVLARLPATLVERARIGRRAAVPRRAVWREWAGR; translated from the coding sequence GTGTCGACCCCCAGCACGACGGTGGTCGTGGTGACGTGGCGCGGTCGCGGGCACATCACCGCGTGCCTCGACGCCCTCGCCCGCCAGCGCCCGCACCGGACGGTCGTGGTGGACAACGCCTCCGACGACGGCACCGCCGACCTGGTCGCGGCCCACCCCAGCGCGCCCGAGCACGTCCGGCTGCCCCGCAACCTCGGCTACGCGGGCGGCCTGGCGGCCGTGCTGCCGGACGTGACCAGCGAGTACGTGGCCTGGCTCAACGACGACGCGGTGCCCGACGACGGCTGGCTGGCCGCCCTGGAGGACGCCCTGGACGCGACCCCGGACGCCGCCGCCGCGACCTCGTCGATGGTGCTCGCGGACGGCTCCACGCAGTCGGTCGGCGTCCGGTTGACCGCCGACGGCCACGGCGTGGACCTGGTGCTCGCGGGCCGCGAGGTGTTCGGCTTCTGCGGTGGCGCGGCGCTGCTGCGCACGGCCGCCCTGGCGCGCGCGGGCGGCGTCCCGGCGGGGTTCTTCTGCTACTACGAGGACACCGACACGGCCTGGCGGCTGCGCCTGGGCGGCCACCGCGTGCTGTCCGTCGGCCCTGCGCGGGTCCGGCACCGGCACGGGGCGAGCACCAACCCCGGCTCCCGCCCGTTCCACCGCTGGAACGAGCGCAACCGGCTGCTGATGCTGCTGCGCTGCGCCCCGCTCGCCGTCGCGCTGCGGGAACCGGCCCGCTTCGCCGCGATCACCGCCCTGCTGCCGCTGCGCCGGGACCGCCCGGATGCGGAGAACTTCCGCGTCGGCCTGCGCGTCCGAGTGCTGCTGGAGGTGCTGGCCCGGCTGCCCGCGACGCTGGTGGAACGGGCCCGGATCGGCCGGCGCGCGGCGGTGCCCAGGCGCGCGGTGTGGCGGGAGTGGGCGGGCCGGTAG
- a CDS encoding CU044_2847 family protein — translation MTEYVEVRTEDGELVPFELDEEYDGPVRAGRRWDRVEETLEQGVERARQVARSVARKIGDMPPPRPDKVAVEIGLKAGVTGAFGIARSSAEAHIKITVEWHRDGLDAAPPAEDGESGAKGAPGADPVGGDPTGEV, via the coding sequence GTGACCGAGTACGTCGAGGTGCGCACGGAGGACGGCGAGCTGGTGCCGTTCGAGCTGGACGAGGAGTACGACGGCCCGGTGCGGGCCGGGCGGCGCTGGGACCGGGTCGAGGAGACCCTGGAGCAGGGGGTCGAGCGGGCCCGGCAGGTCGCCCGCTCGGTGGCCCGGAAGATCGGCGACATGCCGCCGCCGCGCCCCGACAAGGTGGCCGTCGAGATCGGGCTCAAGGCGGGGGTGACCGGCGCGTTCGGGATCGCCCGCTCGTCCGCCGAGGCGCACATCAAGATCACCGTCGAGTGGCACCGGGACGGCCTCGACGCCGCGCCGCCGGCCGAGGACGGCGAGTCGGGGGCGAAGGGGGCGCCGGGGGCCGACCCGGTCGGCGGCGACCCGACCGGTGAGGTGTAG